One window of Cryobacterium arcticum genomic DNA carries:
- a CDS encoding glycosyltransferase family 2 protein, protein MSTNSLPSGPTPSSQDEPLVSIVIPAYNNADYLDDTMKSVLGQTYTNLEVIVSDHASTDDTWAVMQRYSSDPRVTLLHTEGGGGALRNWNRVSQAATGELIKLVCGDDLLYPTIVAQQVAALVSTPGAVLAASPRDIVDANGVPVLKDRGLAGLTGVHDGTVAVRKTVTQGTNIFGEPGCVLMRRSVLEKVGWWDSRWPYLIDETSYSLVLLEGKFVGVPGSLAGFRISDSQWSVRLVNEQAEQAIGFHNWMAQTRPDVVSGLDRRIGNTRARIMAQVRRLAYLWLGRRMSKAVKADAAA, encoded by the coding sequence ATGAGTACCAACTCGCTGCCTTCGGGCCCCACTCCTTCCAGCCAGGACGAACCCCTCGTCTCCATCGTGATCCCCGCGTACAACAACGCGGATTACCTGGACGACACCATGAAGTCGGTTCTCGGTCAGACCTACACCAACCTCGAGGTGATCGTCTCCGACCACGCGTCGACCGACGACACCTGGGCGGTCATGCAGCGCTACAGCTCCGACCCCCGGGTCACCCTGCTGCACACCGAGGGCGGCGGCGGGGCCTTGCGCAACTGGAACCGGGTGAGCCAGGCGGCCACGGGCGAGCTGATCAAGCTCGTCTGCGGCGACGATCTGCTCTACCCCACCATCGTTGCCCAGCAGGTGGCCGCCCTCGTGTCCACTCCCGGCGCTGTGCTCGCCGCCTCGCCGCGCGACATCGTCGACGCCAACGGCGTTCCGGTACTCAAGGACCGCGGCCTGGCCGGCCTGACCGGCGTGCACGACGGCACCGTCGCCGTGCGCAAGACCGTGACCCAGGGCACCAACATCTTCGGCGAGCCGGGCTGTGTGCTCATGCGCCGCAGCGTTCTCGAGAAGGTCGGCTGGTGGGATTCCCGCTGGCCCTACCTGATCGATGAGACCTCTTATTCCCTGGTACTTCTCGAGGGCAAGTTCGTCGGCGTTCCCGGCAGCCTGGCCGGATTCCGCATCTCCGACAGCCAGTGGAGCGTGCGGCTGGTCAACGAACAGGCCGAGCAGGCCATCGGCTTCCACAACTGGATGGCCCAGACCCGGCCCGACGTCGTCTCCGGCCTCGACCGGCGTATCGGCAACACCCGCGCCCGCATCATGGCCCAGGTGCGCCGGCTGGCCTACCTCTGGCTCGGCCGTCGCATGTCCAAGGCGGTGAAGGCGGATGCAGCAGCCTGA